DNA from Elaeis guineensis isolate ETL-2024a chromosome 2, EG11, whole genome shotgun sequence:
ACCAGTTGTCAGGATAAATATGAACTGAAGCAAAGTCGATATCTGGGATTTTGGAATTGCGGATGAAATCTGATCCTAGTGTGCTGAACCATGGTCCAGGATTCACACTCAACTTCTCGGTGGACATGTTGGACCATAAAATCCCTCAAGTCCAACTGTTAAAAGATGTTTCTTGTCTATTGATTTCGCGTATGCTGCCATGTCTTCAATCCAATCCTGCATACTTCAAAAAAGCAGGATCAATGAAACCCTGAAATCCAGACTCaaacatttgattttttttttttttttttttttttttaaatatgctaGCATACTTTTCAAGCAGAACATGTCAATCGCTCTCTTGAGTGCATTGTTGCAACCACTATGGTGAACATAACAAGCATCATAATTGGATTTTCTGCATCCGGACCTAGTAGGTTATCTGACTTGCACTGACCTATAAACCTTGCAACAATccaataatttctctatttagacTCCACTTATACACATATGAGGATTTCTCCAATCATTCTTCTTAATTATGTATTATTTTTCAGTCTTGAAAGAATGGAATTATGCCAAGAATCTAGATCTAGGGCACTAAAGCAAACAAAGAACACACAAGACATATTTGCATGGCCCATCTTACAATATATGTCCACTGGCAGAGGTTATCAAAGAAGGCTTACTAATGATAGGAGAGCACAAAGACAAGGAGAAACCCAAAAGAAATTTCTTAATGTAGCCAACACCTTAAAAACCCAAGCAACAAAAATGATATTCCACGACTATAAAACAGATGAAAATACACATGTATAGAATGGGTGAAAAATAGATCAACCCACTATATGGGCCTTCAGCCAACGCAATGGGCCTCTGCCCCTGGTAAAGGGCCCAAGGAGAGGCCCCATACAAATGTGCCCTCTAAATATAAGACATGGCATGACAAAAGGAGTTTTATGAAGCAGGACTTACAAAGTTGTCATCCCATCTCTATTGAGCAACCAGATGTTCTATGTTCGATTCTTGGGTGGTGCATTCCTAAAAATCTAGACTTGGATAATTAAAATGCTGGTCGGTCTCCTTCCCTTTCTCTTCAAAAAGAATAACTAAATAAACGGTGTTTCAAATCTTATATTTCTTTTGCTTTTATTTGCCATCAATTAGGTCAAATGGTCACACCAATAGATTCACTAAAGTAAAATCCAGTTTGTATGTGGCATCTAGTCTATTAACATCTGTTTATCTCTTAAATTTTGTGGCTAACTTTGCAACATGTGCAGTAACCAGTAAAGGGAATTCAATGAACTCGCTACAGCCTACCTCAATTTAGTAGAACTTGCGCATCTCCCTTGATGAACCACATGTAAAGGGATAGCTGCAGGGCTCTAACCTTGTTGCAGAGTGAGAGTCTGATCGTTTTTTTCTTACTTCCAAAAATCTAGTTGAAATAAAGATTGCGAGGCTGAATATAAGTGTGAAATCATTCAGTAGAAAGGTTGATGAGCTACTACCTGGGAATGTTTACCATACTATGTGTTTACATTATAGCACTTGAGCATAAATGGTGGCAAACAAAAGTTCGAGTCCAAACTGATATGACAATTTTCGACTTCACTGGTATAATCAAAATAACTTGAGAGTACCTAATTTATTGTGAAGCCTTTGTCTGAAAACTTATAATAGTGTTGTTAGCAACGAATGCAAGTTCATTAGAGTATAGTCATTATAACATCAGATAAGGTAAAGGGCATCTAGAAATGCATTCTGAGTTGGTTCTTACCCTCATTCTTAAGCTTAAACTTAATTCTTTAGTTCATGTTTTCTATTCAAAGGTTTTGTCAATAATTTTTCTACAAAAAAGACAAATTTGGTCGTTTATTCAAGATATCCTTGTTAAAGATACAGCAGCTGCACTGCTTGGTATGAGTATCAAGTATCAACCATCCTTTGTTATGTGAAGAATTAGTGAATCAGAAACAATTCTGGGTCACTTATACAGTGATATTGTTAATACAAATTTGGTTTGTTCCAGCAGTAAGAGAACAATATCAATTTGCTATCCGTTCATTAAAAGCCAAATTTGTTCTTGAGATGAATAATACAAgcaattaaaaaattgattttttttgtcaCTTGCATTTATCTGTAGAAAATAAGGACAGGAAAATTATATAGAAGGTACAAAACTGAGTGTCATTTTAGATATGAAACATAAGGAATGAAGAATAATGTTTTCTCTCATCATTCGATCTCCCATTTATCATCAGAGAGAGAATTCTGATGAAGTATAGCAGAAAATGGGGTGTTCATCATCAAATAAAGTACTGAATAGTTTGCTCCATTACCTGATTTCCAATCGAAAAATCTTTGCTATTTTCATTTatccattaaaaaaagaaaaaaaaaaagaagaagaagatggtctgACTTCACTATGTAATTGTGATTCTATACAATAATACAACTTATTCTCATAGTATTGTTAATGCATCCACATGAACAATAGATGCCAAAAGTAGACTTACTTGGAGAGTGTCTCCAGTTGCATCAGACATACATCGTGGTTCATTCATCAACTCCCATGCAAATATTGCAGGGTCATCTTTATATTGAATTCCGTTCAAGTGATTCTTCCTTGTCAATATAGTCTATAAAagaaacagaaaaagaaaaaaatattagaacaGATAAAGTTCACACATCACCAAATTCATTTCATATTCTCAGCAATTATACGTCCAAAACATAAGCGCTTGATGTTTAGCTGGATTCTGTTACATGAAGATATAATCAGACACCAATCCATGTCCTTTTAAATAGCTCTTTAGGTTATATGGAGTTGacaaaattcaaataataattATAGTATCGGCAGGAGAAAAAAGCCATCTAGAGGAGCTGCCTGTATTGAGATACCTGACAAGGAACATACATTACCTTCAGGTAAGTCTTGAAATAACTACGAATGGATGGATCATAAAAGAAGGAATCATTGGAGGAGCTCAATCCAATGCCCTCCTCCCATGCCCATTTAACGTACTGTGTCTTGCCACCATAAGCTTCTAAATTGTTCGCCAAACTAAGGAGCAGCCTGATGCCATGTCTTCGAGCTTCCACGATGACTCGATCTAATGCCTGCATCTCCACACTAATCAATACTGGAGACTAATCGGTATTataaaaattaggaaaaaaaaactTATAGTAAGAAATAGAACAGATAATTTATCATGCAATTATCAATAGAGAAGTAGAATACATGACAGATGCAGGTATAAGAGAATAGATTTTTCCTTTCATCTCAAAGAAAGCAAATCAAATATCAACTGGATCAAATAACAGTTCGGTCATTCAAAACTCTGAAAGCTCAATGCAGTTACAATTGCCCCAGAAAATACGGAGAACCCACTAAACATATAATTTGATCAAAAGAAACAACTTGAAATCAAGACAATAATACAAGGGATCAAGAATAAACACCTAGAAATGTTTATGATATATCTGATGTTACTCTTGGATCTTCAGAGGTAGAAAGAAGACTACTCCAAATCTCTGATATAATTAATCAGCAAATTAATTACAACCATTACAAAAACTCGTGAAACTCAGACGGTAAATGAGAtcttggaaggaaaaaaaaaggaatctGATTACCTTAAAGACCCGTTCATCGAATCGGCCTGGAGAAACTTGCAAGGCATTGTAGGTGCCATCATTGAAGGCCCAAGTCCTGCAAACTGTAAGCCCCATCTTTGCCCCATTCTGGAACATTGTCCTCACCCTTGGCCTGCTGTTCTCCTCCACAGCCTGATCCATCAACCAATAGGAGTTCCAACCATTCACATAGAATGCCCTCCCATCCACAGTGAACTGAGTCCCCTTCCTCTCCACAAAGCTCATCTTAGGCTCAATGAAATGGAAATGGAACTCCACCAAGTCCCCAAAGGACAAGTATATGAAAGCCACACAAGATGC
Protein-coding regions in this window:
- the LOC105040870 gene encoding LOW QUALITY PROTEIN: mannan endo-1,4-beta-mannosidase 2-like (The sequence of the model RefSeq protein was modified relative to this genomic sequence to represent the inferred CDS: deleted 2 bases in 1 codon); protein product: MLVSNGVFYPILGLASCVAFIYLSFGDLVEFHFHFIEPKMSFVERKGTQFTVDGRAFYVNGWNSYWLMDQAVEENSRPRVRTMFQNGAKMGLTVCRTWAFNDGTYNALQVSPGRFDERVFKALDRVIVEARRHGIRLLLSLANNLEAYGGKTQYVKWAWEEGIGLSSSNDSFFYDPSIRSYFKTYLKTILTRKNHLNGIQYKDDPAIFAWELMNEPRCMSDATGDTLQDWIEDMAAYAKSIDKKHLLTVGLEGFYGPTCPEKLSVNPGPWFSTLGSDFIRNSKIPDIDFASVHIYPDNWLVQAGFDEKMKYISKWVVSHIEDGDRVLKKPILFTEFGISNRNKNFDHSHRDVFYKNIFDIIHESAKKNGAGAGAFVWQFMVEGMQEYNDDFGIVPWERPSMYQLIKGQSCRLASLHYGKDLAKKSFWKFCLE